From a region of the Mauremys mutica isolate MM-2020 ecotype Southern chromosome 12, ASM2049712v1, whole genome shotgun sequence genome:
- the LOC123346325 gene encoding C-type lectin domain family 2 member D-like, which translates to MESAPGAAESKELLQENDNSDGHQETVGEPEPRCNCRTHKARTIIVAVVLTSVFLVLIAVIAHLAVLRPKLQSTDLGPPAVPWGPDGWVRYRGKCYYFSETEGNWNYSRSNCSSLGASLAGIDSEQDRMFLVCYKGVHDHWIGLRREQGQPWKWTNGTEFNRLFVIRGGGDCAYLNDEKGVSSSRCSMERRWICSKPEVYVMGKGTHWKGAPK; encoded by the exons ATGGAGTCAGCACCTGGGGCTGCTGAGAGCAAAGAGCTGCTGCAGGAGAATGATAATAGTGATGGACACCAGGAGACTGTCGGGGAGCCAG AACCTCGTTGTAACTGCAGGACACACAAAGCACGTACCATCATCGTAGCTGTCGTCCTCACATCCGTGTTCTTGGTTCTGATCGCTGTCATCGCTCATCTGGCAG TGCTGAGACCTAAGCTTCAGTCAACTGATCTGGGGCCCCCTGCTGTGCCCTGGGGCCCGGACGGCTGGGTCAGGTACCGAGGGAAATGCTACTATTTCTCTGAGACTGAAGGGAACTGGAACTACAGCCGGAGCAACTGCTCCTCCCTCggtgcctccctggctgggatcgACAGTGAGCAGGACAGG ATGTTCCTGGTGTGCTATAAGGGTGTCCATGACCACTGGATCGGCCTCcggagggagcaggggcagccctggaaatGGACCAATGGCACCGAATTCAACCGCCT GTTTGTGATAAGAGGAGGCGGTGACTGCGCGTATCTGAATGACGAGAAAGGGGTCAGCAGCTCACGGTGCTCCATGGAAAGACGGTGGATCTGTAGCAAACCTGAGGTGTATGTGATGGGGAAAGGAACGCACTGGAAGGGAGCTCCAAAATAA